In Liquorilactobacillus hordei DSM 19519, the following proteins share a genomic window:
- the dnaI gene encoding primosomal protein DnaI encodes MKDVGEEMAQQLRNRNWIKNYKELIDEAFADEEVRTFMAENQLTQAELARSASKVYEFVSIKRQIKNGEVTPAPGYQPQLVLSNHLIDVAYVPSDELIRSQKKAEIRARVRTLNMPKAIRNAQLADFDISGREEIAQAASDFIDAYTANPRKFIKGMYLQGSFGVGKTYLLGAIANGLAEEGFRSTMLHFPSFAVEVKSAIGSNNVMEKIDNIKKAPILMLDDIGADQLSSWLRDDVLGIILQYRMQEELPTFFSSNLSLQDLLTQYLTVNNRGEAEPLKARRIMERIVFLSKEYTMIGRNRRRS; translated from the coding sequence ATGAAGGATGTCGGTGAAGAGATGGCCCAACAACTCCGTAATAGGAATTGGATAAAAAATTATAAAGAACTGATTGATGAAGCTTTTGCCGATGAAGAGGTCAGAACTTTCATGGCTGAAAATCAGTTGACGCAGGCAGAATTAGCGCGCAGTGCTAGTAAAGTTTACGAATTTGTCAGTATAAAAAGACAAATTAAAAACGGTGAGGTTACTCCGGCACCTGGATATCAACCACAACTAGTTTTAAGTAACCACTTAATAGATGTTGCATATGTTCCCAGTGACGAGTTAATAAGGAGTCAGAAAAAAGCAGAGATCAGAGCGCGAGTTAGGACTCTTAATATGCCAAAGGCAATCAGAAATGCCCAATTGGCTGATTTTGACATATCTGGTCGTGAAGAAATTGCGCAGGCTGCGTCAGATTTTATTGATGCGTACACAGCTAATCCGCGGAAATTTATTAAGGGAATGTATCTACAAGGAAGTTTCGGTGTTGGGAAGACCTACTTGCTGGGGGCGATTGCAAACGGGCTGGCAGAAGAGGGTTTTCGCTCAACCATGCTTCACTTTCCATCTTTTGCAGTTGAGGTTAAAAGTGCAATTGGGTCGAACAATGTGATGGAAAAAATTGATAATATAAAAAAGGCGCCAATTTTGATGTTAGATGATATTGGAGCCGATCAGTTATCAAGTTGGTTAAGAGACGATGTTTTAGGAATCATTTTACAATATCGTATGCAAGAAGAGTTACCAACTTTCTTTAGTTCAAATCTTTCATTACAAGATCTATTGACGCAATACTTAACAGTCAATAATCGTGGAGAAGCTGAACCACTTAAGGCACGCAGAATAATGGAAAGAATCGTATTTTTAAGTAAAGAATATACAATGATTGGTCGAAATAGACGTCGCTCATAA
- a CDS encoding Bax inhibitor-1/YccA family protein → MENGRKLVSNTGVNGFLTKMYGFMAGAVAISAVVAYLVSNVFYNEVASYMAEHQFMMFVLFGIQLLIVFGMSFKADRSPVASGLGLVSFAVIEGIFFGTIVSLYAASDVTMAFVGAAAVFVSMAVIGTTTKKDLSRIGTHALAALIALIIVSFINIFLQSTMITFVFSFVGVIIFTALTAWDAQKFRTLYLQTRGQVSGTNLALMGALQLYLDFVNIFISLLNIFTGFNNK, encoded by the coding sequence ATGGAGAATGGAAGAAAATTAGTAAGTAATACCGGTGTCAACGGATTTTTGACAAAAATGTATGGCTTTATGGCTGGTGCAGTTGCAATTTCTGCAGTGGTAGCATATCTAGTTTCAAACGTTTTTTACAATGAAGTTGCTAGTTACATGGCTGAGCATCAGTTTATGATGTTTGTCCTATTTGGGATTCAGCTGTTGATAGTATTTGGAATGTCTTTCAAAGCTGACAGATCACCAGTTGCTTCGGGCTTGGGACTTGTGTCTTTTGCGGTAATTGAGGGAATATTCTTTGGTACAATAGTATCGTTATATGCTGCAAGTGATGTTACGATGGCTTTTGTGGGTGCTGCAGCAGTATTTGTCTCAATGGCGGTGATTGGAACAACTACTAAGAAGGACTTGTCGAGAATTGGGACACATGCTTTAGCAGCTTTAATCGCTTTGATTATTGTTTCATTCATTAATATCTTTTTGCAAAGTACAATGATTACTTTCGTCTTCTCATTTGTTGGGGTGATTATCTTTACAGCCTTAACAGCGTGGGATGCTCAGAAATTTAGAACATTATACTTACAAACAAGAGGCCAGGTTTCTGGAACTAACTTAGCCTTGATGGGTGCTTTACAACTTTATCTTGATTTTGTTAACATCTTCATCAGTCTTTTGAACATTTTTACAGGATTTAATAATAAATAA
- the polA gene encoding DNA polymerase I, protein MNKQNKLLLIDGNSVAFRAFFALHQSLERFVNHNGLHTTAIYGFKNMLDKIIEKVQPSHILVAFDAGKKTFRTEKFEEYKGGRSKTPSELSEQFPYIKKLLLAYGIKSYELENFEADDIIGTLADKAEKQGFKVTIVTGDRDLTQLTTNETTVAVTQKGVSEVEEYTPDHVFEKYGIKSEQIVDMKGLVGDNSDNYPGVTKVGEKTAIKLLQQFETIEGIYENLDNIKASKMKEHLVEDRELAFMCKDLAKILRDAPIEVTVDDAKWPGPIEEKLRAFYEEMDFKSFLAKMNVPGNEKTTLKENKLSKLDYQVLDKEGLNKTVIERKTTVSFYLEMSGENYHQAQFAGFAFKNGETIYVSRDVELLKEKKLKEILENKDIKIDLFDGKRTFVGLKRLGINLANVDFDMLLVSYLLDSSDNNNDFGKLAQQHDYFKVASDEEVYGKGAKYQIPAEDAVFFEHLAGKVQAIEELKESLMKKLSDNKQDELYFEIERPLSLVLGEMEVAGIRLDKDKLEEMSSKLKERLTELEQAIHTEAGEDFNINSPKQLGVILFEKLKLPVIKKTKTGYSTAVGVLEELRGMAPIIDNILKYRQVAKIQSTYVEGLLKVVSQKDGKVHTRYTQTLTATGRLSSVDPNLQNIPVRLEEGRQIRKAFVPESADWEIFSSDYSQIELRVLAHISHDKNMQAAFNEGADIHANTAMQIFGLDSASEVTSNMRRQAKAVNFGIVYGISDYGLAQNIGITRKQAKEFIGRYFEIFPGVKQYMDEIVAKAHEQGYVETLFKRRRYLPEIKSKNFNLRSFAERTAMNTPIQGSAADIIKVAMINMQKMLKEERLEAKMLLQVHDELIFEVPSKEIAMLEKFVPKVMDQAVSLEVPLKVESAHGKTWFDAK, encoded by the coding sequence ATGAATAAACAAAATAAATTACTGCTCATTGATGGCAATAGTGTGGCTTTCCGTGCTTTCTTTGCACTCCATCAATCACTTGAAAGATTTGTTAATCATAACGGACTACATACGACTGCAATTTATGGTTTCAAAAATATGTTGGATAAAATTATTGAAAAAGTTCAACCTAGTCATATTTTAGTTGCTTTTGATGCGGGCAAAAAAACATTTAGAACCGAAAAATTTGAGGAATACAAAGGTGGACGTTCCAAAACACCTAGTGAGCTTTCAGAACAATTCCCATATATAAAGAAGTTACTACTGGCTTATGGCATAAAAAGCTATGAATTGGAGAATTTTGAAGCTGATGATATTATTGGAACTTTGGCAGATAAGGCTGAAAAACAGGGCTTTAAAGTAACAATTGTGACGGGAGACCGTGACTTGACTCAGCTTACGACTAATGAGACAACTGTGGCAGTTACACAAAAAGGCGTTAGTGAAGTTGAGGAATATACACCAGACCATGTGTTTGAAAAATATGGAATTAAGTCTGAACAAATTGTTGATATGAAAGGTTTAGTTGGAGATAATTCAGATAATTATCCTGGAGTAACAAAAGTTGGTGAGAAAACGGCAATTAAATTATTGCAACAATTTGAGACAATTGAAGGAATTTATGAAAATTTAGATAATATTAAAGCTTCTAAAATGAAAGAACATTTAGTTGAAGATCGTGAACTGGCTTTCATGTGCAAAGATTTGGCAAAAATTCTAAGAGATGCTCCGATTGAAGTTACAGTTGATGATGCAAAATGGCCTGGACCGATAGAAGAAAAATTAAGAGCATTTTATGAAGAGATGGACTTCAAGAGTTTCCTTGCAAAAATGAATGTACCTGGCAACGAGAAAACCACACTAAAGGAAAATAAATTATCTAAGTTAGACTACCAAGTGTTAGATAAGGAAGGCCTTAATAAGACAGTCATTGAAAGAAAAACGACTGTATCTTTTTATTTGGAAATGAGTGGTGAGAATTATCATCAAGCACAGTTTGCGGGATTTGCTTTTAAAAATGGAGAAACAATATATGTTAGCCGCGACGTCGAACTTTTGAAAGAGAAAAAACTCAAAGAAATACTTGAAAATAAGGACATAAAGATTGATTTATTTGATGGTAAGCGAACTTTTGTTGGACTTAAAAGATTAGGGATTAACCTCGCAAATGTTGATTTTGATATGTTGCTTGTATCTTATTTATTAGACTCAAGTGATAATAATAATGATTTTGGTAAATTAGCACAACAGCATGATTATTTTAAGGTTGCAAGTGATGAAGAAGTATATGGTAAAGGTGCAAAATATCAAATTCCTGCAGAAGATGCAGTTTTTTTTGAACATCTAGCTGGTAAAGTTCAGGCAATTGAAGAGTTAAAGGAAAGTTTAATGAAAAAACTTTCTGATAATAAGCAAGACGAGCTCTATTTTGAAATCGAACGTCCACTCTCTTTGGTTCTAGGGGAAATGGAAGTTGCTGGGATTAGATTAGATAAAGATAAACTAGAAGAGATGAGCAGTAAGTTAAAAGAACGGTTAACAGAACTGGAACAAGCAATTCATACTGAAGCTGGTGAAGATTTTAATATTAACTCCCCCAAACAATTAGGAGTTATACTCTTTGAAAAGTTGAAGTTGCCAGTGATTAAGAAAACTAAAACAGGTTATTCAACTGCAGTAGGAGTGCTGGAAGAATTGAGAGGCATGGCACCAATTATTGATAATATTTTAAAATATCGTCAGGTTGCCAAAATTCAGTCAACCTATGTTGAAGGTTTGCTAAAAGTAGTCTCACAAAAAGATGGAAAAGTTCATACAAGATATACACAAACACTCACAGCTACTGGAAGATTATCATCTGTTGATCCTAATTTACAGAATATTCCTGTGAGACTAGAAGAAGGTAGGCAAATCAGGAAAGCGTTTGTTCCTGAGAGTGCTGATTGGGAAATTTTTTCATCGGATTATTCACAAATTGAATTGCGTGTTTTAGCGCATATTTCGCATGATAAAAACATGCAGGCTGCTTTCAATGAAGGGGCAGATATTCATGCAAATACCGCAATGCAAATATTTGGGCTAGATTCAGCCTCTGAAGTTACAAGCAATATGCGTAGACAGGCAAAAGCTGTTAATTTTGGAATTGTGTATGGGATAAGCGATTACGGATTGGCACAAAATATTGGAATTACACGTAAACAAGCAAAAGAATTTATAGGTCGGTATTTTGAAATTTTTCCTGGAGTAAAACAGTACATGGATGAGATTGTGGCAAAGGCTCATGAACAAGGATATGTTGAAACTTTATTTAAACGTCGCAGATATTTACCTGAAATTAAGAGCAAAAACTTTAATTTACGTTCTTTTGCGGAAAGAACAGCTATGAACACGCCGATTCAGGGAAGTGCCGCAGACATCATTAAAGTCGCCATGATAAATATGCAAAAAATGCTCAAAGAAGAACGACTTGAAGCCAAAATGTTACTGCAGGTTCATGATGAATTAATTTTTGAAGTACCAAGTAAAGAGATTGCCATGTTGGAGAAATTTGTACCAAAAGTAATGGACCAAGCAGTTTCCTTGGAAGTTCCGCTTAAAGTTGAAAGTGCCCATGGGAAAACCTGGTTTGATGCAAAATAA
- the nrdR gene encoding transcriptional regulator NrdR: MRCPKCHHNGSRVVDSRPADDGHVIRRRRECEACGFRFTTFERIEVTPLLVIKKDGTRDEFNREKILRGIIRAAEKRPVGMDQITQIVDDVENKVRSLGESEVSSQLIGEYVMGMLADVDEISYIRFASVYRQFKDMRVFLKELQEMMARDKKNLSSDDDKQSE, from the coding sequence ATGAGATGTCCCAAGTGCCATCATAATGGTTCACGAGTAGTTGATAGTCGCCCAGCAGATGATGGTCATGTAATTAGACGGCGTCGCGAGTGTGAAGCTTGTGGTTTTAGGTTTACGACATTTGAACGAATTGAGGTTACTCCGCTTTTGGTAATCAAGAAAGATGGGACGCGTGATGAATTTAATCGTGAGAAAATATTGCGTGGAATTATTAGAGCTGCCGAAAAGAGACCAGTTGGAATGGACCAAATTACACAAATTGTAGATGATGTTGAAAATAAAGTGAGATCACTTGGAGAAAGTGAAGTTTCTAGTCAACTAATTGGAGAATATGTGATGGGAATGTTGGCAGATGTCGATGAAATATCGTATATTCGTTTTGCAAGTGTTTATCGGCAGTTTAAGGATATGAGAGTATTCTTAAAAGAATTACAAGAAATGATGGCACGAGATAAAAAGAACCTTTCAAGTGACGATGATAAGCAGAGTGAATAA
- the mutM gene encoding DNA-formamidopyrimidine glycosylase, whose protein sequence is MPELPEVETVRQGLRQLVLNKKIRNVRVLYPKIINGDTDIFIETVEGLTIKEIGRRGKYLIFNFNEGTSLVSHLRMEGKYFVRQTGDEIEKHTHIIFEFTDGKQLRYNDVRKFGRMELVRTDKVNDLKGIKKLGPEPTETDFDLENFTNKLKNKNKMIKPALLDQTLVAGLGNIYADEVLWMSKINPETPARHLEKKEISILRNAIIAELAKAVKAGGTTIRSYTNAFENSGEFQFELNAYGKTGEPCSRCGTLIKKIVVAQRGTHYCPNCQKVE, encoded by the coding sequence ATGCCTGAATTACCAGAAGTTGAAACTGTCCGCCAAGGATTGCGTCAATTAGTATTGAACAAAAAAATTCGCAATGTTAGGGTACTTTACCCTAAGATTATAAATGGCGATACCGATATTTTTATTGAAACGGTTGAAGGATTGACAATCAAAGAAATTGGCCGTCGTGGGAAATATTTAATTTTTAATTTCAACGAGGGAACTTCATTAGTTTCCCATTTGCGAATGGAAGGAAAGTATTTTGTGAGACAAACAGGGGATGAAATCGAGAAACATACTCACATTATTTTTGAATTTACCGACGGGAAACAGCTTAGATATAATGATGTCCGCAAGTTTGGTCGAATGGAGTTAGTTAGAACTGACAAGGTTAACGACCTAAAAGGTATAAAAAAGTTGGGACCAGAACCAACGGAAACTGATTTTGATTTAGAAAATTTCACAAATAAATTGAAAAACAAAAATAAGATGATTAAGCCTGCATTGCTTGATCAAACTTTAGTTGCGGGTTTAGGAAATATTTATGCTGATGAAGTTTTATGGATGAGTAAGATAAATCCAGAGACGCCAGCAAGACATCTTGAGAAAAAGGAAATCAGCATTTTGCGTAACGCAATTATAGCTGAGCTAGCAAAAGCTGTAAAAGCTGGTGGAACGACTATTAGAAGTTATACAAATGCATTTGAAAACTCAGGAGAGTTCCAATTTGAGTTAAACGCCTACGGGAAAACAGGTGAACCTTGTAGTAGATGTGGCACATTAATTAAAAAGATCGTTGTTGCTCAACGAGGCACGCATTATTGCCCAAATTGTCAGAAGGTGGAGTAA
- the murC gene encoding UDP-N-acetylmuramate--L-alanine ligase: MDTETTYYFVGIKGTGMSSLALLLHDKGLKVIGSDIEKYTFTQRGLELAGIKILPFDEKNIRKGLTIIQGNAFGDDHPEIKKAKEIGIKIITYPDFLEKIVEDTTSIGIAGAHGKTSTTGLLAHVLGGVAPTSYLIGDGSGKGVPDARFFVFEADEYRRHFVAYHPDYVVMTNVDFDHPDYFTGIEDVFDAFETLAKQTKKGIFAWGEDKYLRNLKADVPVHYYGTSDENEFRATNIKRATTGSTFDVYHYDEYLGTYEIPIFGEHNVLNSLAVIAVSYFEKVSQDEVKRELLTYQGVKRRFTEKYVADITIIDDYAHHPSEIKATIDAARQKYPSKKIIAVFQPHTFSRTIALMDDFATSLNLADKVYLTDIFSSIREHGGNVSSTDLGDRITKGGEVLKVDNMSPLLDFHDAVVVFMGAGDIQKYEYAYEKLLSSLSLKNN, encoded by the coding sequence ATGGATACAGAAACCACCTATTATTTTGTAGGAATTAAGGGAACTGGAATGAGTTCATTGGCCTTACTTTTACATGATAAAGGATTAAAAGTTATTGGTTCCGATATTGAAAAATATACTTTTACACAACGAGGATTAGAATTAGCAGGAATAAAAATATTACCTTTCGATGAAAAAAATATTCGTAAAGGTTTGACGATAATCCAAGGAAATGCATTTGGTGATGATCACCCAGAAATAAAAAAGGCCAAGGAAATTGGAATTAAAATTATTACATATCCCGATTTTTTGGAAAAAATTGTCGAAGATACGACAAGCATTGGAATTGCAGGAGCACACGGAAAAACAAGCACTACAGGATTATTGGCTCATGTTTTAGGTGGGGTTGCACCAACTAGTTATTTAATTGGGGATGGATCTGGTAAAGGTGTACCTGATGCACGTTTCTTTGTGTTTGAGGCGGATGAATACCGACGTCATTTTGTTGCATATCATCCTGATTATGTGGTTATGACTAACGTGGACTTTGACCATCCTGACTACTTTACTGGAATTGAAGATGTATTTGATGCATTTGAGACTTTAGCCAAGCAGACAAAAAAAGGAATTTTTGCTTGGGGAGAAGACAAGTATCTGAGAAACTTGAAGGCTGATGTTCCGGTTCATTATTATGGAACATCCGATGAAAATGAGTTTAGAGCAACAAATATCAAGCGAGCAACAACGGGTTCGACTTTCGATGTATATCATTATGATGAATACTTAGGCACGTATGAAATTCCAATTTTTGGGGAACATAACGTACTAAATAGCTTAGCTGTAATTGCAGTGTCGTATTTTGAAAAAGTTTCTCAGGATGAAGTCAAACGTGAATTGTTGACTTATCAAGGTGTGAAGAGACGATTTACAGAGAAATATGTTGCAGATATAACAATTATTGATGATTATGCACATCATCCTTCTGAGATTAAAGCAACGATTGATGCTGCACGTCAGAAGTATCCTAGTAAGAAAATTATTGCAGTTTTCCAACCGCATACGTTTAGTAGAACGATTGCCTTGATGGATGATTTTGCAACCAGTCTTAATCTTGCAGATAAAGTTTATTTGACCGACATTTTTAGTTCGATTCGTGAACATGGAGGCAATGTTTCAAGTACTGATTTGGGTGATAGAATTACAAAGGGTGGAGAAGTATTAAAAGTTGATAATATGTCGCCATTACTTGATTTTCATGATGCTGTTGTAGTATTCATGGGTGCTGGTGACATTCAAAAGTATGAATATGCTTATGAAAAATTATTGAGTAGTTTGAGTCTCAAAAATAATTAA
- a CDS encoding MaoC/PaaZ C-terminal domain-containing protein, with protein MSEDTHRQGKTIDELSEGDSLTVNESVSDRDVLLYLGMTNDNNPLYIQDEYAKNMDYKAAIVPPVLLTGIITRSVSKLLPGPGSQVVNLSVNFILPVYHEEDVTFTFEVIKVDDMKEVVTLSVTGVNDDDCRIVDAVVMVKPPIKAMLAGNDENESAEVSV; from the coding sequence ATGTCAGAAGATACTCATAGGCAAGGGAAAACGATTGATGAGTTGAGTGAAGGAGATTCGTTGACAGTTAATGAAAGTGTTTCGGATCGAGATGTTTTGTTGTATTTAGGAATGACTAACGATAATAATCCATTGTATATTCAGGATGAATATGCTAAAAACATGGATTATAAAGCAGCGATAGTTCCGCCAGTTTTACTGACAGGAATTATTACAAGATCAGTATCAAAGTTGCTTCCAGGTCCTGGAAGTCAGGTAGTCAATTTGTCAGTCAATTTTATTTTGCCGGTGTATCACGAAGAAGACGTGACCTTTACTTTTGAGGTCATAAAAGTAGACGACATGAAGGAAGTAGTTACACTATCCGTAACAGGTGTTAACGATGACGATTGCAGAATTGTTGATGCAGTTGTGATGGTTAAACCGCCCATTAAGGCAATGTTAGCGGGAAACGATGAAAATGAAAGTGCAGAGGTGAGTGTTTAA
- a CDS encoding DnaD domain protein, which translates to MVVEEKDFTPKDGFVVYTRKKLYESQLEVVLKLYQPLIGTASFSLYALLRTMIQPDLQLSRRKMHSELFDLLDIGLQSFYEARCKLEAIGLLRTFEQNDELGKLIIYEIQEPQEPENFFTDDLLRSLLLETVGERIFKELQTYFFFSPINKTKAVETTKHFLEVFTVQPQTLNEGRNLIDAKQAPMYKSKIKQSSNLDEEFLKQLIDHSFIDSKQVFDNYQRLTAANAVYGLDELVLLNLLEEAANIATNQVDFDLFWKLVHDKFSKQDSKPVLATNTDKKTENTVNKKQKIMKSEDQELLDASKAYAPAEFLQELKREQGSFVTSSERNVIEWIVQKNLFQADIINILIHYMIVDRGMATLNRAFFEAVIADWSQKKISTPEEAMIQVRTFNAPKKNTKYVQTKGYVGKKIVQKEKLPEWAKTEHVSENESTWSKEKQEQLKKRLSRFKKKID; encoded by the coding sequence ATGGTTGTTGAAGAAAAAGATTTTACACCTAAGGATGGTTTCGTAGTGTATACAAGGAAAAAACTGTATGAGAGCCAACTAGAAGTAGTGTTAAAACTTTATCAACCATTGATTGGGACAGCAAGTTTTAGTCTGTATGCCCTTTTGCGTACAATGATACAACCTGATTTACAGCTCTCAAGGCGAAAGATGCATAGTGAGTTGTTTGATTTACTTGATATTGGGTTACAATCCTTTTATGAGGCCAGGTGTAAATTAGAAGCAATTGGATTGCTTAGGACATTTGAACAAAATGATGAACTTGGTAAATTAATAATCTATGAGATTCAAGAACCACAAGAACCTGAAAATTTTTTCACAGATGATTTGTTGCGGAGCTTATTGTTGGAGACTGTTGGAGAGCGAATTTTTAAAGAACTACAAACGTATTTCTTTTTTTCACCAATTAATAAGACGAAGGCCGTTGAAACCACTAAACATTTTTTAGAAGTTTTTACGGTACAGCCCCAAACATTGAATGAGGGTAGAAATCTGATAGATGCTAAGCAAGCACCAATGTATAAGTCCAAAATAAAACAAAGTTCTAACTTAGATGAGGAGTTCTTGAAACAGCTTATTGATCATTCCTTCATCGATAGCAAACAAGTTTTTGATAATTATCAACGATTAACAGCTGCAAATGCTGTGTATGGGCTTGATGAACTCGTGTTGTTGAATTTACTGGAGGAGGCTGCAAATATCGCAACAAATCAGGTAGACTTCGACTTATTTTGGAAGCTGGTTCATGATAAATTTTCAAAACAGGATTCTAAACCTGTGTTAGCTACGAATACCGATAAAAAAACTGAGAATACTGTAAATAAAAAGCAAAAAATAATGAAAAGCGAAGATCAAGAACTGCTAGATGCAAGCAAGGCCTATGCACCCGCGGAGTTTTTGCAAGAATTGAAACGTGAACAGGGTTCGTTTGTAACAAGTTCTGAAAGAAATGTTATTGAGTGGATTGTCCAAAAAAATCTATTTCAAGCGGACATAATAAATATTCTAATTCATTACATGATAGTTGATCGTGGAATGGCAACTTTGAATCGAGCCTTTTTTGAGGCGGTAATTGCTGATTGGAGTCAAAAAAAGATTAGCACACCTGAGGAGGCAATGATTCAGGTGCGGACTTTTAATGCACCTAAAAAAAATACAAAGTATGTACAGACAAAAGGCTATGTAGGCAAGAAGATTGTGCAAAAGGAAAAATTGCCAGAATGGGCAAAAACTGAGCATGTATCAGAAAATGAATCTACATGGAGCAAAGAAAAACAAGAACAACTGAAAAAAAGATTAAGTAGATTTAAGAAAAAAATTGACTAG
- the coaE gene encoding dephospho-CoA kinase (Dephospho-CoA kinase (CoaE) performs the final step in coenzyme A biosynthesis.) gives MTYILGLTGGIASGKSTVSHFLKKYGARIIDGDLVAREVVQKKSVGLKQIVSIFGEDYLTNSGELNRKKLGNLVFNNKEMLNQLTDITSPLIHKRIEELIDEAKVIKCRLLVLDNPLLFEGNYEKYCDSVMCVCVPQELQVKRLMSRDGYDKTQARQRVLSQMSNEERCALADVLIDNSKQVEETLKQVLKWLVTMNLV, from the coding sequence GTGACATATATTCTTGGACTAACTGGAGGAATTGCGTCCGGCAAATCAACAGTCAGTCATTTTTTAAAAAAGTATGGTGCAAGGATTATTGATGGGGACCTTGTCGCACGCGAAGTTGTCCAGAAGAAGAGTGTTGGTTTAAAGCAAATAGTGAGTATCTTTGGTGAAGACTATTTGACGAATTCTGGTGAACTGAATCGCAAAAAATTAGGTAATCTTGTGTTTAATAATAAAGAAATGTTAAACCAGCTAACTGATATTACAAGTCCCTTAATTCACAAGCGAATTGAAGAACTAATTGATGAAGCAAAAGTGATAAAGTGTAGATTGTTGGTATTGGATAATCCACTACTTTTTGAAGGTAACTATGAGAAGTATTGTGATAGCGTCATGTGTGTGTGTGTACCACAAGAATTGCAAGTAAAGCGTTTGATGTCACGAGATGGATATGACAAAACACAAGCAAGACAACGAGTTTTGAGCCAAATGTCAAATGAAGAACGTTGTGCATTAGCTGATGTTTTAATAGATAACTCTAAACAAGTTGAAGAAACACTTAAGCAAGTGCTAAAATGGCTAGTGACAATGAATTTAGTGTAA